The DNA window AACAAGGAGTAATATCTGATTTGTATGAAAGAGGTATTCAATACCAGTTTATGATCAAGACCATTTGTTCAAGGTGATGCAATGATGTGTAAAGGATAGAGGAATCACTTTTTGCCAGTTTTTCCAGAATATACAGAATGTAGACATTGTGTGACTGCCCAAGAGACTGGAaaagttgtcattttgtttCCCACTTATACAGCCACTCACTACAACCAAAAACAATGACACTTCTTTCAGTGTGCAATAATGCCCAGTACTGCCAGTAATTAGCATGAATTCCATTAAACCAAGTTGATGATCTTAGTGTATGTACAACCATATACTTGTTTACTTTTCCACACCCAGGGTTCAACTTACACTTGTGTCTAAATGTAAGTCTGAGTTATCAGATTGAATAAATCTTGATACAAACCATTGCATACTGAGTGATGATTTACATTCTTTGTTGTAGGAATTAGAGAGACTAGCGGCAGAAttagagaaagaaaaaaagaagatagaaGAAACTGCCAAAGAGCTGCAAAGTGACCTTGAAAGGAATAAATTGTAAGTAACTTGTACATAAAACCATTGAATTgtctcataaaatattcatgaccaaCTTGAGGGATATCTTCATTTACATTCTGTATAGATCTGACCTCGCTTTATGATCATCACCTATCTCATCAGTCTGGACATTGGAAATGTACTGTTTAGCTAATCAAagattgatttgtattttttggaaaattattttcttttcaagtcTGTGTCAGTAGAGACCACAGTGCACAGTCCTAACAGTCAAGAAAACTGATTATGTCtttaaattttacattgaaCACAACCATTTATTTCAGATTGAAACATGGTGAAAATTTTTAAGTAATTTAATTTAGAAACAGATAAATTATAACACTAAGTATGTTCATATAAACAAATTATGGCATATTGCAATTCAGACCAGACATGAAATTGTCAAATCAGGCATTGATGGCTGCCTATAACCACTATTAGACTGTAGTATTAAAATTAGGGCACCGGGCACATTTACAATCCACCCTACAAGCTGTAATGTCAACACCATGCTACCACTAGGGGGTGCTGTATATATCTGACACTTTTTATTACTGTGTATCAATCACCAGGAATcttctgtatatgtacattatctgTAATAGTATTACTGTGTATCCATCACCAGGAATcttctgtatatgtacattatctgTAATAGTATTACTGTGTATCCATCACCAGGAAtcttctgtatatgtatattatctGTAATAGTATTACTGTGTATCTGTCACCAGGAAtcttctgtatatgtatattatctGTAATAGTATTACTGTGTATCTGTCACCAGGAATcttctgtatatgtgtattatctGGATTAGTATTACTGTGTATCTGTCACCAGGAATCttctgtatatatacattatctgtaatacaatgtactgtgCTTCATAGATTGCAGAttaataattttgtatataatgAGTTACAACAAAGACATGTTATTGAGATGTAACTTTATATTCGCAGGGAACTAGATGAGACTATGCAGTTGATGAAACAAGTTGAAAAAGATAGAGAAGATTTGAATGGAACAACAGATCATTTACAGCAGTCATTAGAAGTAAGGAGTTATTAAAATCTCAGTACtttttgaaatgtgtaattATGCAAAACTGTACTTTTCAGAGCTAGATTTGATAGCTTATGTACATTAGATCCAGTACACTGAATGATGAAATATGTGTCATGGTTTTGAAATGAAGAAAGTTGAAATGTACTATGTTGTCTGTTGTGTGTCTATATCATCATTATGTCTGCCAACTGTCAATTTAACAACACTGATACAAAGCAATTTCTTGTGGaccaccaaaatttggtgtttcccctATCTGGAATTAAGTAGTTACTCACAAGAAACCTCAATTTGTCCATTTTCACCgataacaaaaaatgttgtctTTTAGTAGATGCCCATAACATTTCTGTTTGCATTTATAATAGTCACTAgccaaagaaaaagaaaagacacTTCAAGAATTGAAGATGAAAGAAGAAGTAACACAAAAGTTGTCTAGTGAGAATGAAACATTGAGTCAAACCACTGAAGTGTTGAAGAGTACCCTGGACAGTATAGAGGAGAAGACACAACAGGtggaaaaggaaaggaaagagGCTGAGAAAAGGTAGGCAAAATAAGACAGGTGGAGCAGGAGAGGGAAGAAGCTGAGAAAACGTAGGCAAAGTAAGACAGGtggaaaaggaaaggaaagagGCTGAGAAAAGGTAGGCAAAATAAGACAGGTGGAGCAGGAGAGGGAAGAAGCTGAGAAAACGTAGGTAAAGTAAGACATGAAAAACACGACATCTTATAATACTTATACAATACCCTCTTATTTTCACTTGAAATCTTGAGTTACAAAAGTATCAGGTCCAATATATTTGCATGTATTAGTGATTAAGCTATCAGTTCTTctattacagattgaaagacaAAGAGAGAGAAGCTAAAGCTTTGGAAGAAGAGAAAAAACTATATGTTGTACATGCACAGGAATTGCAATCATCACTACATGTAAGTTAAACATAGCTTATCTTATGTTTGAGTTTAGCTTCTAACTTTGATGTCATATcacttatcaaatatatatttatgagtGGTCCAATATATCATTTATCTGATTTCAGCTGTTTGCTTTGCTAGCCAGTATCAactaccaaatatcaaatacatcCATGAATTGAATAGTTCAACATCATGATAACATAGAGTAGTCATGACAGTTTTAGAGCATTACTTCATGAACAATTTTTGGTTTTGTTCACCAAATGCTAAATGACTAGCCATGAATCCATGCGAATGGGgtttttaaatttgtatgttatctCTCTATCATGAGAtggggaaatcaaaattcaaaatcctcATTCATCTTGATTCTAGGTTACCAACAGACTGAAATAGAACAACAATACTACTTGGTACTTGTTTAATATGGAAATCAGCTAATCCATCCCCATGATTAGTCATAAAGCAATATACCAAACTTTTACAAACAActgttgtaaatattgtatgtacaagGCAACAGTCTTGCTGTTTGTGTAAACTTAGTCCTTATATCTGTCAGTTGTACATTGGGAAGATCCTCTGTAGCAATGTGATAGATGTACAAAGATCACACAATATCATTGTTTATGGTCCTGACAATTACTCCATtcacattttaaatttcatagTCGACTATGGGGTGACATAGATCATAAAACTGATAAGCCCTTTCCTTGAGTATGTAATCTTAGATGCTGACATTGTATACgtgtgaaatatgaaaatttgaagatggAACACTCTACCAGTCGGATCGCTAGCCTGCGGAAATGGCCGGCAAGATCAAacgaattaatttgaaattaaccGCCACAGTGAACGCTCACTCACGCTAAACTCAAAGATTTCAAAAGAGCATTTTCGATATTTCTAAGAGAGATACCAGCTCGAAACtttcacaatatatttacaatagtacCGTCTTCATGTGTCGAATTTTTTACGAAGTTTTACCGTAACAGTCTTTAGAAAATGTGATTCTGCTATCACGAGTTCGGATGAAGGACCTATGGTTCACGCACAAAAAATACGATAAAAAAGTTCAAATTCCATTTTTACATGTCTTCAAAAACAGAACTGTAAAGTCTCCTGTAGTGGCGGCTCGAAACAACGGAGAAAATCGACGGCGAAATCGACCCTCCGTCACAAGCGTAGCACAAGAAGCGGACGCGTTAACTGGGTCAACCTTGttattttatgacgtcatacgcTGACTCGTTCCAACTGTGGAAATTACAAGTTTATATCTGTTGTCGAGGTTAAAGGGTTAGTGAAAGAAATCGTACCAAAGAAATACTCTTTGATGAACACTTTTACAAAAATAGTCtacttaatatatatttgtgtaatcAAATGCGTTACGGTTGTAATTATAAGCTTTATTTAAAATACTACATGAACGAGGTTGTCATGGCCATGCGTTATTATTGCGGGAACCAGTCAGTCCGAGCGATCTTGAAAGGCAGACGGACGGGTCAACCGAAAATTACACAGCTCTTCCCGTGAAACTGGTAAGTGACGGGTAAAAGTGAGATTGCATTTATAAGTGGAGTAACAATAACTGTGATCGGTGTGGAATTTTTGTATCAGTACGAAACGAATGGTGTTCTGGTTTTCAAAGCCTGGCATGACTCGAAAGCACACGGTAAAATCCAGTGTTACGttgtaccatggatgtattagctccaatgtacataattatttgaaaaCTCAATGCAGTGGTCAATGTTCAAACATTTCTTTCTTGCTGTTCGTATTAGGACATTTGTAACTattgtagttttgttttagAAAAAGAGAAGCATGTACATTGGATATCCAACAGTTGCTGTTCATGTCGTGTAACTTTGACATTCCAGGCTGTACATGTAAACCTAACTAATACTTTATAGGTTGCGATTATACGTAAGtgtaaatgaaaaattcaagtGAAAGTGGGTTTAAATGTACTTGTGTATATTAGAATAAGGGAGctattgtattgtgtattaATGACTGAAATGCTGAGGtctattatcatcatcattattatatattattatttaattgtgattatttcatttattttaaaacttttttgggGTGATACACTCGATCACATACATAACAAAatccaaataaaacaaaaccatACAAAGTTTAAcattacaaacaacaaaaaatgcaTTAAAGAAGGTAGAAGTTATATGATTATTAATATGGGTTTGCTATTTGCCATTGTTCTGATACAATTACAAGTGGTTGCAGTTTAATTGTATTATTtctcaaaacaaaatttcaaccttgtgtgtaacttgtaatatgtttatgtttttttatagTGAAACATGGCAAGTTTTTCTATTTCAATGGTACTATTGTACCAATCACGAAGATGGGTAAAGCAAATCGTAAGATTATTAAAGTTTTCAAGATTGGCCACAAGGAAATATATACTCAGACATTTTCTCAGATTTTGATACTTTCAAAATCCTTGTTACAAACCCCATTCTCATTGGATTGGCCAGAGAATGTGTTGGAAGAAATGAACATAGATAGTGATGAAGAGCAGTTAGAgattatataatatgtaaatattgattttaaaaatatatatttaaaaaataaacaagtgttTATAAGTAAAACATGTGTATTTCCTTATGTGATATACTTGTGTATGCATTCTGCTTTGGAGTTGCATGTCTTTTTACTTTAGCTCAGCTTGGAATGAAATGTTTGGAAAAAGTCAAAATAACGTGTAAAAACATACCAAGTTCAagattgtaactcaataaatgacatGAAATTAAACGATGGAGAAACAACTATTAATCATTGTACCATTACACACTTTTTGATACTTTCAAAATCCTTGTTACAAACCCCATTCTCACCTATTATGGTCACTTTAGTAGTCCCCTTTTAAGTTAAATATTATGTcaaacagaacaaaatacagCTATACTATGTGAAGTGGAAGTATGCGCAAACATTTGTCCCATGATATATTACTGTGTAAAGGATTGAAGAAAAACATGCACAACACTGACTAAGTGTGAGTTTCTCATTTACCCCTCCTGATTCCTATACAGATTGTTGATAAAACTGTTGaaattgtataatataaaaaagGGAAACTACAACTCGACCATGGACAAATGATATTGACTGTAGATGTAGTATCAGCTGTAAGAAAAGTGTGCAGTAGAATAGAATCCTTAGTAAATGACCAGAGATGACCCCAATGTGGCTGTTACGTAACACCCACCACCACTGAAAACTCATTGATACAGTGTGACCTCTCTGCACTGCTACCTAAAAAGGTTGGACTTGGCCCTCACGCAAACTTAAATGGATTGACATTCATAGGTAATGTAGTTGAAGTGTTCCTCTAACTATATGGGTAGTTTGAAATAGTGGAGTACATGGAAACACTAAAAAGTAATACATTGTTTGGAGATCATGGTGGTGTAACCATACAGGATTTTTTGAATCGACAAGAACCCAGTTACTTTATagtaatatcacacaaaaaatacatcaaTGGAACCCTCTGAATGTCCTTGACAATCTTGTGAAAAAATTACGTTTCTGTAAATTCACCGTGAAATGTTATTAGAgtttgaaaaaaacactgacttgtatgcaaatgaggcatTCAAAACCAAACGACTGCTTATCTTTGTTTGCTTTGTATGACTCCCTACTGTGCTGACTGCAGGCTAACTATCTGACTGCTACAAACTCAGTAATAGTGGTCTGACCCATTGAATTCTAATGTTATTTGTGTGTATCTTACAGGATTTGACAATGTTATTTGTGTGTATCTTACAGGATTTGACAATGCAGAAAGAAATGACAGATGCTGAATTGAAAGAAGAAATCATTGCCAGGAGAGAGGCTGAGAAAAGGCTTAGACATGCTGAAAATGCTCTTGGAAGATTAGATGTCGCAATTCAGCAGTCTAGACCACAAGCAAACAGAAAAAACAGCTTAGATGTGGAAATATCCACAAATGTAGCAACCCTGAAAAGTAAGTATACAAGTATAACCTGACAAAACACAAGATGTTGAAATATCCACCAGTGTAGCAACCCTTAAAAGTCAGTTTATTATGGTAATGTTGGTGTACACTGAGACTTAGTGTTTTTAGACACAGTGTTTGCAGCATGAAGTCAGCAATGACACAGCTATAAAGAACGTACTAGCACTCTAGCTATGGTTCGTACTGTGTACGTTGGCATAGTTTTCATAAAAGGACCACTGAAGCATCACTGGTAATGGATAACCCGGAACTAGTAATTGAGaagtattttgtgtgtgttcaATAAATCGACATGATTTTGGCTGCCACATTTCACTGTTCTTTGACACGTACGTTTCTAGCACAAATACAACAAACAGAGAATGGAACTCATCGAAACAACTAAATACAACTTGTGTCATACATAGAActtaatttgtaaaaattgtgactaTAGAAAAGTGCTGTATATATGTtacttacaaatattttgttttgcagAATTCTTTGAAGATATAGCTGAGGAAGCCAAAATCGACTCTGATAAGCCACTTATCATGAAAAATGCTCTTCATGCAAGGAAATCGTTTATTAGAAAAACAAGAAGTTTCAAACAAAGAAGAAACAGAGAAAGAGCAAAGTCAGCTGGTAAGTAAATATTTCCTGGATATTGAATGTCACTAGCACTAGGCATACAACACAATAGCATTTACAAGGTAGTTGTATTTTTAGTTTGCAgctttattgttttattttgaatggCTGTAGATTTCATGTACTGTAGTGTGTGTCTTTGCGCTGTTTAGTATCTTTGGTTTCTTTTTGTTACACGTAAACTTGTGTAGTGTTGTATCTGATTTATATGGCAGGTGGTCACCGAAAACTCCAGTGGTCTCTTCTCTGATGTGCTGTCACATATGTATACTTCATGCTACAAATCACAGCTTGCTGTCCGTCCGTGACATGTTATATGCTTAAAATGCACAGCTACTTTTGCTTAAAACAGCTGAAATTTAGCCTCTGAATTTTTGTTTGAGCTAGTTGGTTGCATAGAATGCATTGTCTTGCTCTATGGCAGTACTGGAGTATTTTGCTATACTTTTGTACTTCAAAACTACATAGACAACTTTTCTCATAAAATCAAGAGTTTATCAAAACCTCCCTTCGAGAAGATTGTGTATTACCATGATTCTCATCAACTATACTATCATCATCACTGTTGGCCTGTGAAGTggaaaataaaagacaaaagaaTCAACAAGTTCTGACACTTGGAGTGCATGCATGACAACATATCATGAAGTGTTCTTTTCTGTCTCATGTAATACTTGTATATCATGTAACTTTACTCTGAACTCTCTCTTGATGGTGTGCCTGCTTGTTGTGTCTTTTTTTTCCCCTACAAGAACCTCGTATGCCTTCTCAGTCTTCCTCATCAGACAGAACGCAAGCTGTAGACAAGAGAGATAGTCGGTCTCGTAGCAACCAGAAGCCCATTTCCAACAGCAACAACATCCCAAATGCTTCATCCAAAGGCAGTCATAAAAGCAGCAGCAATTCATCATCAGcccaaacaaaacaacaacaaagtcgACAAACACAATTGTAGGAAGGTAAACAGAGAGTCCAAGTCTCAATGCAAGAAGTCATTGCTACTCATCTTAATTTTTGGTTTGCATGGGGTTTATTTACATTCATCAGACGGcatgacattgtacattttctCATTAATGACTGTACAGACACATGTTACATCTTGCCCTTTACCTGCCTTGTATAATGTATCAGTTTTTCCCTTATTATAACAATGATATTAATTTCCAAATCCTGTCTTCATGAAACATACAGTCATATTGCTTCCACAGTATTCCCATGTCTTACAAGGTACATACTCATCTATTTTACCGGAATGTTAATATAAATTTTACCCTTTTCAGAATGgtcaacattttacatttgtagtttGTGTTAAAACTTGATATGTCTATGAATGTTCTCAATCCGGTGTGAAGTTAAAAATGGAGTATTtacaatctatcctactggacttgttGTTTTGCATGGCATCAGTTTCACATCCTGCCCTGGATGCTTCTTCAGACTGAATGATCATCTAATTCCTCAACGATTCTCATTATCATACATGACATTTCAACTCTGTCACATGTCACAACCtatctgttacatgtattagATCAGTAGTTGATCATGATATGAAGACATCCAGGAGTGAACATGAAACTATTGCcacacaaaacaacagcaagtccacTAGGATACATTATAATAACTGTTTCTATGATTCATCCTTCAGTGGTGTTTAATACTATTTGTTGGGACTACTTTTATCAATTATCAATTGACCTGTCTATTCTGCATGTCAGCATGTTTTGTTGTGTACTTGTTATTAGTTTGTTTAGTTATCCAGACATAGTTACCAGCCAGACATAGTTACCAGCCCTGTAGTGGTCATATCAGTTGCAATACATTTTCTCACAATGATATCACAATCATGTACAAACCAAACATATCAAGAATACCAAGATCCAAGTTATTAGATCATCTCTTCCTGACTAATGGTGCATGA is part of the Glandiceps talaboti chromosome 2, keGlaTala1.1, whole genome shotgun sequence genome and encodes:
- the LOC144450376 gene encoding pleckstrin homology domain-containing family D member 1-like isoform X2, producing MTETVEEFDISTKVQMWGVLGKKPFGHSSNNKWSKRFFMVKEGFLLYYPENEKKDFEKKRHFNIHPKGVIPLGGCIIEYYDDPIRNWSFKIEHDDFNGMIILAAETEYEREKWMDILRQSGRVTWKNAQLGDTMIQTLESQGLQLIRESEDIKDRLHTEICARREEMDKNEELERLAAELEKEKKKIEETAKELQSDLERNKLELDETMQLMKQVEKDREDLNGTTDHLQQSLESLAKEKEKTLQELKMKEEVTQKLSSENETLSQTTEVLKSTLDSIEEKTQQVEKERKEAEKRLKDKEREAKALEEEKKLYVVHAQELQSSLHDLTMQKEMTDAELKEEIIARREAEKRLRHAENALGRLDVAIQQSRPQANRKNSLDVEISTNVATLKKFFEDIAEEAKIDSDKPLIMKNALHARKSFIRKTRSFKQRRNRERAKSAAGDIGRRKYRDRDMCEAEGYRQAAKEIARHPSVRRSMIEVLQRDDSDEIFDSVKFEQDV
- the LOC144450376 gene encoding pleckstrin homology domain-containing family D member 1-like isoform X1, encoding MTETVEEFDISTKVQMWGVLGKKPFGHSSNNKWSKRFFMVKEGFLLYYPENEKKDFEKKRHFNIHPKGVIPLGGCIIEYYDDPIRNWSFKIEHDDFNGMIILAAETEYEREKWMDILRQSGRVTWKNAQLGDTMIQTLESQGLQLIRESEDIKDRLHTEICARREEMDKNEELERLAAELEKEKKKIEETAKELQSDLERNKLELDETMQLMKQVEKDREDLNGTTDHLQQSLESLAKEKEKTLQELKMKEEVTQKLSSENETLSQTTEVLKSTLDSIEEKTQQVEKERKEAEKRLKDKEREAKALEEEKKLYVVHAQELQSSLHDLTMQKEMTDAELKEEIIARREAEKRLRHAENALGRLDVAIQQSRPQANRKNSLDVEISTNVATLKKFFEDIAEEAKIDSDKPLIMKNALHARKSFIRKTRSFKQRRNRERAKSAEPRMPSQSSSSDRTQAVDKRDSRSRSNQKPISNSNNIPNASSKGSHKSSSNSSSAQTKQQQSRQTQL